One genomic segment of Nitrospira sp. includes these proteins:
- a CDS encoding pectinesterase family protein, protein MRNLMFAIGCLLSLASPAWAEEPSVTAPRTITVALDGTGDFTSIQEAVDAAKKGDTVFLKPGAYAQDLTIHSKDKIKLIGAGVDKVTMLGREDLVGVLHVGKWPYGATNIEISGLTINEHGGHALGIFNGKGITLRNLHVKGMLFGQQVQDVRIEDCVIGGSETTGVQFSDSQAVLVGNVIHDNDHGVNVAGKSDVRLERNVIFRSLFEAVVVNDKAKASLVGNTLVKNGGGAAFLGASQSDASGNVIGLNKVGFLVAPSSRVTTSFNALFNSEGDYMRAGSPNTPAPDLKQDSDVLGDPRFVDAEHDDFRLRSDSGALNRGQFPFLGALPPVQKLSSKR, encoded by the coding sequence ATGCGTAATCTGATGTTCGCAATCGGGTGCTTGTTGAGTTTGGCCAGTCCGGCTTGGGCGGAAGAGCCTTCAGTAACGGCTCCTCGAACCATTACCGTCGCGCTCGATGGCACTGGAGACTTCACGTCGATCCAGGAGGCCGTGGATGCCGCGAAGAAAGGCGACACGGTATTCTTAAAGCCTGGCGCCTATGCCCAAGACCTCACCATCCACAGCAAGGACAAGATCAAGCTGATCGGGGCCGGAGTGGACAAGGTCACGATGTTGGGTCGCGAAGACCTTGTGGGGGTGCTGCACGTAGGGAAGTGGCCGTATGGGGCCACCAATATCGAAATCAGTGGGTTGACGATCAATGAGCATGGCGGTCACGCGCTCGGGATTTTTAACGGCAAGGGGATCACGCTGCGCAACCTTCACGTGAAGGGGATGCTCTTCGGGCAGCAGGTGCAGGATGTGCGCATTGAAGACTGTGTAATCGGCGGCAGCGAGACGACGGGCGTGCAATTTTCCGACTCACAAGCTGTCCTGGTCGGCAATGTGATTCATGACAACGACCATGGGGTGAATGTCGCCGGCAAGTCGGACGTGCGATTGGAACGGAATGTCATTTTCCGGAGTCTGTTCGAAGCCGTCGTGGTGAACGACAAGGCGAAGGCCTCGCTGGTCGGCAACACTCTTGTGAAAAACGGAGGCGGAGCAGCCTTTCTCGGTGCGTCCCAGAGCGATGCGTCCGGAAATGTTATCGGCCTGAATAAGGTCGGTTTTCTGGTCGCTCCGTCCAGCCGGGTCACGACCTCGTTCAATGCGCTGTTTAACAGCGAAGGTGACTACATGCGCGCCGGATCTCCGAATACTCCCGCGCCTGATTTGAAACAGGATTCGGACGTTTTAGGGGATCCTCGCTTCGTCGATGCGGAGCACGACGATTTCCGGCTTCGGTCAGATAGCGGGGCTCTTAATAGAGGCCAGTTCCCATTTCTCGGTGCGCTTCCTCCCGTTCAAAAGCTTTCCTCCAAGCGCTAA
- the trxB gene encoding thioredoxin-disulfide reductase yields MHNVVIIGSGPAGLTAAIYTARANLSPLLIEGWQSGGQLTTTTEVENYPGFAKGIMGPELMKETRAQAERFGTEFLTGDVTAVDLAQRPFTLTIDGERTVQTQTVIIATGASAIPIGLKNESRLTGHGVSTCATCDGFFFKGKELIVVGGGDSALEEANFLTKFATNVSIVHRRDKLRASKIMQDRALHNEKISFIWNTVVEDILGSEIVTGARLKNVVTGKITDVPCAGVFVAIGHRPNTALFAGQIDMDEKGYIRTHTGTATNVPGVFAAGDVQDSTYRQAVTAAGSGCMAAIDAERFLETPGHNL; encoded by the coding sequence ATGCACAACGTTGTCATCATTGGTTCAGGACCGGCCGGATTGACCGCCGCCATCTATACGGCGCGCGCCAATCTGTCCCCCCTGCTCATCGAGGGCTGGCAATCCGGCGGTCAACTCACGACGACGACCGAAGTTGAGAACTATCCCGGTTTCGCCAAAGGCATCATGGGCCCGGAGTTGATGAAAGAAACCCGGGCGCAAGCCGAGCGGTTCGGCACCGAGTTTCTCACCGGCGATGTCACAGCCGTGGACCTCGCACAACGGCCGTTCACCTTGACCATCGATGGGGAACGAACCGTCCAAACCCAGACGGTCATCATTGCGACCGGCGCCTCGGCCATTCCGATCGGCCTCAAAAACGAATCAAGACTGACCGGCCACGGCGTCTCCACTTGCGCGACTTGCGATGGCTTTTTCTTCAAGGGAAAGGAACTCATCGTCGTCGGCGGGGGCGACAGTGCACTGGAGGAAGCAAACTTCCTGACCAAATTCGCCACGAACGTTTCGATCGTCCATCGGCGGGACAAACTGCGCGCCTCAAAGATCATGCAAGACCGGGCTCTGCATAATGAGAAGATCAGTTTCATCTGGAACACGGTTGTCGAAGACATCCTGGGCTCGGAAATCGTCACCGGCGCGCGGCTCAAGAACGTGGTAACCGGAAAAATCACTGATGTTCCTTGTGCCGGCGTCTTTGTCGCCATTGGCCATCGACCCAACACCGCGCTCTTTGCAGGGCAGATCGACATGGACGAAAAGGGGTATATCCGGACGCACACCGGCACGGCTACGAATGTCCCGGGCGTCTTCGCCGCCGGCGACGTGCAGGACTCGACCTATCGCCAAGCCGTCACCGCCGCAGGCTCCGGCTGCATGGCCGCCATCGACGCGGAACGTTTTCTAGAAACACCTGGCCATAACCTCTGA
- the thiI gene encoding tRNA uracil 4-sulfurtransferase ThiI has translation MRCAIVHYHELALKGRNRDYFEDLLVRNIQLALSDLGVRQVENLRSRIRVILPSEANRDIIRQRLSRVCGIANFSLADSVPLDLAHPNFEALSAAIIDELRTKSYSTFRVTAKRADKRLPLTSMDAERIVGAAIHERTGKAVSLRDPDITVYLEMLSRDVYFAIEKTPGPGGMPVGVSGKVACLISGGIDSPVASYRMIKRGCRALFVHFSGRPLVSRDSEDKVRDLVQTLTAYLHKSRLYVIPFGEIQREIVLNTPAPFRVVLYRRMMLRIAEELARREQCWGLVTGDSLGQVASQTPENISVVEEAAGLPILRPLIGMDKLEITDDAKRIGTYETSIEPDQDCCKLFTPPHPSTKTRLEELLTIERALDIPRLVKQGVEKAELSEFIFPA, from the coding sequence ATGCGCTGCGCCATCGTCCACTACCACGAACTTGCCCTCAAAGGTCGCAATCGCGACTACTTCGAGGATCTCCTGGTTCGCAACATCCAGTTGGCCCTCAGCGATCTTGGGGTCAGGCAGGTCGAAAATCTTCGCAGCCGCATCCGGGTGATCCTTCCGTCAGAAGCCAACCGTGACATCATTCGCCAGCGGCTGTCCCGCGTCTGCGGCATTGCGAACTTTTCACTGGCCGACTCCGTCCCGCTCGATCTGGCGCACCCCAACTTCGAGGCTCTCAGCGCGGCCATCATTGACGAGCTTCGAACGAAATCCTATTCAACCTTCCGCGTGACGGCGAAGCGCGCCGATAAGCGCCTGCCGTTGACGTCAATGGACGCGGAACGCATCGTCGGCGCTGCCATCCACGAACGGACGGGCAAAGCCGTCAGCCTCAGAGACCCCGACATCACCGTCTATCTTGAGATGCTTTCCCGGGATGTCTATTTCGCAATCGAAAAGACCCCGGGCCCCGGAGGCATGCCGGTGGGAGTGAGCGGCAAAGTCGCCTGCCTCATCTCCGGCGGGATTGACTCGCCGGTCGCGTCCTACCGCATGATCAAACGCGGCTGCCGCGCTCTCTTCGTTCACTTCTCGGGCCGGCCACTCGTCAGTCGCGACTCGGAAGATAAGGTCCGCGATCTCGTGCAGACGCTCACCGCCTACCTGCACAAGTCCCGGCTCTACGTGATTCCTTTCGGAGAAATTCAACGCGAGATCGTCCTGAACACCCCGGCGCCGTTTCGCGTGGTGCTCTATCGCCGCATGATGCTCCGGATTGCGGAGGAACTCGCGAGGCGGGAACAGTGTTGGGGCCTCGTCACCGGAGACAGCTTAGGCCAGGTGGCGTCTCAGACCCCTGAGAACATTTCGGTAGTCGAAGAGGCGGCAGGGTTGCCGATCCTCCGGCCGCTCATCGGCATGGACAAACTGGAAATTACGGACGATGCGAAACGGATTGGCACGTACGAGACATCCATCGAACCGGATCAGGACTGCTGCAAACTGTTCACCCCGCCGCACCCCAGCACCAAGACACGCCTTGAGGAACTCCTCACCATCGAACGCGCGCTGGATATCCCCCGTCTGGTGAAACAGGGAGTCGAGAAAGCCGAGCTGTCGGAATTCATCTTCCCTGCGTAG
- a CDS encoding prepilin-type N-terminal cleavage/methylation domain-containing protein encodes MKATLVSRKGFTLIELMVVVTIVGILASVAMLSYRHFTKKAQSVEAEVALTEIHRLQQLHHVQSGSFAGDLGAIGFNPIPPLKFYSVGMRFLGGTDGIAYQAYAYAKGDADGSTRLVLTQYQDGHMTVDKSVVPATAASSGAGGGSAGSLPGSGGSAGSQSGDGGGLGDDPLAGGSLGSSSSASSGQRTVTHSNQSIGMSSK; translated from the coding sequence ATGAAGGCTACGCTTGTATCCCGGAAGGGTTTCACGCTCATCGAGTTGATGGTCGTGGTCACGATCGTCGGGATTCTTGCGTCGGTGGCCATGTTGTCCTACCGCCATTTCACCAAGAAAGCGCAATCAGTCGAAGCAGAAGTCGCGCTGACGGAGATCCATCGGTTGCAGCAGCTTCACCATGTTCAGAGCGGATCCTTCGCCGGCGATTTGGGTGCGATCGGCTTCAATCCCATTCCTCCGCTAAAATTCTATTCAGTCGGAATGCGATTTCTTGGAGGGACCGATGGGATCGCCTATCAGGCCTATGCCTATGCGAAGGGGGATGCGGATGGATCGACGAGACTTGTGTTGACGCAGTATCAGGATGGACATATGACCGTGGATAAGTCGGTGGTGCCTGCAACAGCGGCGTCCTCCGGGGCGGGAGGCGGCAGCGCGGGGTCTCTGCCGGGGTCGGGAGGCTCTGCGGGGTCACAGTCTGGAGACGGAGGAGGATTGGGGGATGACCCGCTGGCCGGTGGGAGTTTGGGATCGAGCTCTTCAGCCAGTAGCGGTCAGCGAACCGTCACACATTCGAACCAATCCATCGGGATGAGCTCAAAATAG
- the coaE gene encoding dephospho-CoA kinase (Dephospho-CoA kinase (CoaE) performs the final step in coenzyme A biosynthesis.) yields MILVGLTGGIATGKSTVAGMFKRCGAVIIDADALAREVVQPGKPAWREIVKTFGKTVLNPDRTLNRPALGAKVFGHTAQLRQLERMVHPRVAREQQRLTRLAALNDPNAVVIYDVPLLFEAGIDARVDTTIVVTADRKTQIARLKLRNGLSRAEALRRIKSQMPLTNKCRRADYVLDGTLSLPQLKNQVRSLYRSIRTST; encoded by the coding sequence ATGATCCTAGTGGGACTCACAGGCGGCATCGCCACCGGCAAGAGTACGGTCGCCGGCATGTTCAAGCGCTGCGGTGCCGTGATCATCGATGCCGATGCGCTGGCGCGGGAAGTCGTTCAACCAGGCAAACCAGCCTGGAGGGAGATCGTCAAAACATTCGGCAAAACGGTCCTGAACCCTGATCGCACATTGAATCGCCCGGCCCTGGGTGCGAAGGTCTTTGGGCATACTGCCCAGCTGCGCCAACTGGAGCGCATGGTCCACCCTCGCGTCGCGCGTGAGCAGCAGCGACTGACGCGCCTGGCCGCCCTAAACGATCCGAATGCCGTGGTGATCTACGATGTCCCCCTCCTCTTCGAAGCCGGCATCGACGCGCGCGTGGACACCACCATCGTCGTCACGGCCGATCGCAAAACCCAGATCGCTCGCCTCAAACTGCGCAACGGCCTCTCCCGCGCCGAAGCCCTTCGACGGATCAAGAGCCAGATGCCGCTGACAAACAAATGCCGCCGCGCCGACTATGTGCTAGATGGAACTCTTTCGCTTCCACAACTCAAAAATCAGGTTCGGTCGCTGTACCGATCAATACGTACGTCAACCTGA
- a CDS encoding heme-binding protein — protein sequence MDHMLLRRAALVGSLMFGSGIAVAQEMPKESVLPLSLAQRATQAAVDACKKDGYRVSASVVDRAGLLRAMGRADGAGPHTIDSSRKKAYTAASLRRATSELADLMSRTPTLQALRDMNEQILMLGGGLPIEIGGEVVGAIGVGGAPGTHLDDACAEAGLDAIGAAPKIPAAK from the coding sequence ATGGATCACATGTTGCTGCGGCGTGCTGCCCTTGTTGGAAGTCTGATGTTCGGGTCTGGCATTGCGGTCGCCCAGGAGATGCCGAAAGAATCAGTCTTGCCCTTGAGCCTGGCTCAACGGGCCACTCAGGCTGCTGTCGATGCCTGCAAGAAAGACGGGTATCGCGTGAGCGCGTCGGTCGTCGATCGCGCGGGCTTGCTGCGCGCGATGGGACGGGCGGATGGAGCTGGTCCTCATACCATTGATAGCAGTCGAAAGAAGGCGTACACCGCAGCGAGTTTGCGTCGTGCGACGAGCGAATTGGCTGATCTCATGAGCCGGACGCCGACGCTACAGGCGTTGCGGGATATGAATGAGCAGATTCTGATGTTGGGCGGCGGATTGCCGATCGAGATCGGTGGAGAGGTGGTTGGTGCGATCGGTGTCGGCGGTGCGCCCGGGACTCATCTTGACGATGCCTGTGCCGAAGCGGGTCTGGATGCCATTGGCGCTGCCCCGAAGATTCCGGCGGCGAAGTAA
- a CDS encoding DUF3565 domain-containing protein, producing the protein MNQPIVGYHLDEYRDWVADLACGHGQHVRHQPPFFSRPWVLTPEGRERQLGQLLFCKRCQEPDLSPPVA; encoded by the coding sequence ATGAATCAACCGATCGTCGGGTACCACCTGGATGAGTATCGCGACTGGGTCGCCGACCTGGCTTGCGGCCATGGGCAGCATGTGCGCCATCAACCGCCATTCTTCTCTCGCCCCTGGGTGCTCACACCGGAAGGCCGGGAGCGCCAGCTTGGCCAGCTACTATTTTGTAAGCGCTGCCAGGAGCCGGACCTGTCTCCCCCGGTCGCATGA
- a CDS encoding methyl-accepting chemotaxis protein, which produces MPTATLTVPSSQEHRKGFFLHRVQRGYAAWVGFMLFLYSTLFFTLAFYGPHLGPMITLYGGGSLAERQAAASEMLLLSETVSVAVPVLFLGAVIFSLVLTRRVAGPLVQLDQSIQEWAKGNLSRRLQFRQSDRLDELASTANQALAKVEQAFGDIHRQTAVIQAALASNQLESPESVQKVQQAAASLEKVLGEFSFKQVR; this is translated from the coding sequence ATGCCTACCGCGACGTTGACGGTGCCGTCCTCGCAGGAACATCGGAAAGGGTTTTTTCTGCATCGCGTGCAACGGGGGTATGCGGCCTGGGTTGGCTTCATGCTCTTTTTGTATTCCACCTTGTTCTTCACGCTGGCCTTTTACGGACCGCATCTTGGGCCGATGATCACGTTGTACGGCGGCGGCTCGCTTGCAGAGCGTCAGGCCGCCGCCAGCGAGATGTTGTTGCTCAGCGAAACTGTGTCGGTGGCCGTGCCGGTCCTGTTTCTTGGGGCCGTCATTTTCAGCCTGGTTCTGACCCGCCGGGTGGCGGGGCCGCTGGTCCAGCTAGACCAGAGTATCCAGGAATGGGCGAAGGGGAATCTGAGCCGGCGCTTGCAGTTTAGGCAGTCCGATCGCCTGGATGAGCTGGCATCAACGGCCAACCAGGCGCTGGCCAAGGTCGAACAGGCGTTTGGAGACATCCATCGCCAGACGGCAGTGATTCAGGCGGCTCTGGCATCGAACCAACTGGAGAGTCCGGAGTCCGTTCAGAAGGTACAGCAGGCAGCAGCGTCCCTTGAAAAGGTCCTCGGCGAGTTTTCGTTTAAGCAGGTCCGCTGA